In Litoribrevibacter albus, a genomic segment contains:
- a CDS encoding DMT family transporter, which produces MQTLTKDLTPDATEMDVLPHESQTSSSNLYVHALMLLMIFLAATSFPVGKAITYGLPPDVMMMLRFFTAALLFAPYVFGKHGFKLPPMHSLLGYGLLSIPLVTCFWTMFEALRYTSAVNTGAIYTMVPAITAIFAFLINKEKASIRRSLGLMVGTIGALWIVFRGDVQAVIGLELNYGDVIFMFGVTCMSFYSSMIKRVYKGEPMVVMTFWVILTGGFWLLMLSLSSLPSIEWRQVELSVYGGVLYLAIFTTLATFFLIQYGTVKLGPTKVAAYGFLTPIFVLSMTMIIGMSKFEWSFVPGVVLVLLAMRLIQMDASVVR; this is translated from the coding sequence ATGCAAACGCTTACTAAAGATTTGACTCCGGACGCGACAGAAATGGATGTTCTGCCGCATGAGTCTCAAACATCATCGTCAAACCTGTATGTTCATGCCTTAATGCTGCTGATGATCTTTTTGGCTGCAACGTCATTTCCGGTAGGAAAAGCAATCACCTATGGTTTACCGCCGGATGTCATGATGATGCTGAGATTTTTTACAGCGGCTTTGTTGTTTGCTCCTTATGTGTTCGGGAAACACGGATTTAAACTTCCTCCGATGCATTCGTTGCTTGGCTATGGCTTGTTAAGTATTCCGTTGGTGACTTGCTTTTGGACCATGTTTGAAGCATTGCGCTACACCTCAGCCGTGAATACCGGAGCCATCTATACGATGGTGCCGGCGATCACCGCGATCTTTGCTTTTTTAATTAATAAAGAAAAAGCCAGTATTCGAAGAAGCTTGGGGTTGATGGTTGGAACCATTGGCGCGCTTTGGATTGTTTTTCGTGGGGACGTACAAGCGGTGATTGGTTTGGAGCTGAATTACGGCGATGTGATCTTTATGTTTGGTGTTACTTGTATGAGTTTCTACAGTTCAATGATCAAACGTGTCTACAAAGGGGAACCTATGGTCGTGATGACGTTCTGGGTGATCTTAACGGGTGGTTTCTGGTTGTTGATGCTGTCATTGAGCTCTTTACCCAGTATTGAGTGGCGTCAGGTGGAGTTAAGTGTGTATGGTGGCGTGCTGTATCTTGCGATTTTTACCACGTTGGCGACGTTTTTCCTGATTCAATATGGCACCGTAAAGCTGGGGCCAACCAAGGTGGCGGCTTATGGCTTTTTAACACCAATTTTTGTACTGAGTATGACGATGATAATTGGTATGAGTAAGTTTGAATGGTCTTTTGTTCCCGGTGTTGTTTTAGTGTTGTTGGCGATGCGTTTAATCCAGATGGATGCCTCGGTCGTAAGATAG